A single window of Flagellimonas maritima DNA harbors:
- a CDS encoding TolB family protein, with amino-acid sequence MKKTIILLQLILLSGFTKSFGQLGKDLNQPKKITNIKNAYPFPTRDGKNLVFHSNRLGNNDIYIKNLETGKLKQLTKNEANDRTPSISPDGKHIAFVSTRDGNYDVFIMDLDGSNQTNLTQDSLSKDIHPYWSPDGKQIIYNSTMKGQNYNIYTMKINGTDRVKIRKNNGEATHAQYSPDGSKIAFRRFFGEGENSNSEIVIMDIGSGKEQRIAKSLGFDNHPTWSKNGHKVFFTSNRDGENKYDVSIYEYSLLDKKIRRLTFHPSSQEDMTPIYNPHGNSIFYSRWLRKDSIDIFELSLFSQ; translated from the coding sequence ATGAAAAAGACCATTATACTCTTGCAATTGATTTTGTTGTCAGGTTTTACAAAATCATTCGGGCAGTTAGGAAAAGACTTAAACCAACCTAAAAAGATTACCAACATAAAGAATGCCTATCCTTTTCCTACTAGAGATGGCAAGAACCTGGTTTTTCATAGCAATAGATTGGGCAATAATGACATCTACATCAAAAACCTGGAAACTGGAAAGTTAAAACAGTTAACCAAAAATGAGGCGAATGATAGAACACCATCTATTTCTCCAGATGGAAAACATATAGCTTTTGTCTCTACCCGTGATGGAAATTATGATGTTTTTATAATGGACTTAGACGGAAGCAATCAGACAAATCTAACTCAAGATTCATTATCAAAAGATATTCATCCGTATTGGTCTCCAGATGGTAAACAGATTATTTATAATTCTACTATGAAAGGCCAGAATTATAATATTTACACCATGAAAATCAACGGAACAGACCGTGTCAAAATACGGAAGAATAATGGAGAAGCAACACATGCACAATATTCGCCTGATGGAAGCAAAATCGCATTTAGAAGATTCTTTGGAGAAGGTGAAAATTCGAATTCTGAAATCGTAATTATGGATATTGGTTCAGGTAAAGAACAAAGGATAGCAAAAAGCCTGGGATTTGATAACCATCCTACATGGTCTAAAAATGGACATAAGGTTTTCTTTACTTCGAACCGCGATGGAGAAAACAAATATGATGTTAGTATATATGAATATTCTTTATTGGACAAAAAAATAAGACGACTAACATTTCATCCTTCAAGCCAAGAAGACATGACTCCTATATATAATCCACATGGTAATAGTATTTTCTATTCCAGATGGTTAAGAAAAGATTCTATTGACATATTTGAATTATCGCTTTTCAGTCAATAA
- a CDS encoding type IX secretion system membrane protein PorP/SprF, which yields MKKLFITLVFVIASFWRTVAQQDAQYTQYMYNTQVVNPAYAGSRGVFSIAALYRSQWSGIDGAPTTQTLNLNTPVSERVGIGLSIVNDEIGNGTNQNTYFSADFAYTIPTSELGKLSFGLKAGGHLLDVNLTKLRNYNPGLLAPDDSGIDKRFSPNFGAGIYFHTDRFYTGLSVPNFLQTEHFETSQGSNSYLVKERMEYYLISGLVMNLGYRMQFKPAVLFKAVSGAPLQADLSATFLYNEKFSFGAAYRWDAAVSALVGFQINDKFMLGMAYDRETTELGGTQFNDGSFEFFLRFELISRHRRVLAPRFF from the coding sequence ATGAAAAAACTCTTTATAACACTTGTATTTGTAATCGCCTCCTTTTGGAGAACCGTTGCACAACAGGATGCCCAGTATACACAATACATGTACAATACCCAAGTAGTGAACCCAGCCTATGCGGGCTCACGTGGTGTATTTAGCATTGCCGCACTCTACAGGTCGCAATGGAGCGGAATAGACGGGGCACCCACCACGCAGACATTGAACCTGAACACCCCGGTTTCCGAAAGGGTAGGTATAGGTCTGTCCATTGTAAACGACGAAATAGGGAATGGTACGAACCAGAATACTTATTTTAGTGCTGATTTTGCCTATACTATCCCTACATCGGAATTAGGAAAATTATCGTTTGGATTGAAGGCCGGCGGTCATTTGTTGGATGTAAACCTGACCAAGTTGAGAAACTATAATCCGGGACTGCTTGCGCCTGATGATAGTGGCATAGATAAGCGATTTTCCCCGAACTTTGGTGCTGGGATTTATTTCCATACAGATCGGTTTTATACGGGGCTTTCGGTACCCAACTTTCTGCAGACCGAACATTTTGAAACTTCCCAGGGGAGCAATTCCTATTTGGTTAAAGAAAGAATGGAATATTACCTCATCTCGGGTCTTGTCATGAATCTCGGCTACAGAATGCAGTTCAAACCGGCAGTGCTGTTCAAGGCCGTAAGTGGTGCCCCTTTACAGGCAGACCTGTCCGCAACGTTCCTTTATAATGAAAAGTTCTCGTTCGGGGCTGCTTACCGTTGGGACGCGGCCGTAAGTGCATTGGTCGGTTTCCAGATAAACGATAAGTTCATGTTGGGAATGGCATATGACCGCGAGACTACCGAGCTTGGTGGTACACAATTCAACGATGGTTCCTTTGAGTTCTTCTTAAGATTTGAACTCATATCACGGCATAGACGTGTCTTGGCACCCAGATTCTTCTAA
- a CDS encoding gliding motility-associated C-terminal domain-containing protein produces MDQLRIYITGLFLLGLHAAQAQVTNTGEITVVSDTQISSVSDFQNTATGSVNNNGELFLYADYDNGGSFTYLTATGGTVRFQGTSLQQLSGNGTNSFYSAVFDNPTGPIAFELAAAINVANNADFVQGIAKNDGFGGSIQFGPAAGYTNSSNSSYVDGAVQKEGNSAFTFPVGDGGFHRTAAISASDNANAIFASRYILENSNTVYPHNVFLGNVGFIDDMEYWTLDRVQGTSDVGLTLRWDAATTPTELLTADSSEIHIVRWDTAQGAWVDEGGIVNEGNQTVATTAMITGYGVFTLAKVSTDETDTDGDGVPDFAENNAMPPTDPNNPNDYIDTDGDGVPDYVENNTAPGSDPNDENDFMDGDGDGIPDYIEEFGVDTDGDGVPDYIELTDDPATDPNDPNDFTDNDGDGVPDYVETNGDPETDPDDPADFMDTDGDGVPDYIEINGDPSSDPNDPTDFVDTDGDGVPDYVETEGDPATNPNNPTDFADGDGDGVPDYVETEGDPSSNPNDPNDFVDTDGDGVPDYTEINGNPATDPNDSTDFVDTDGDGVPDYVEINGEPSSDPNDPTDFADGDGDGISDYTEGGYIQDDIFIENDLVSKSQPSGFFEIVNIERFPDNTVEIFNRNGIKVFSINGYDNNSRVFRGISDGRATLQNGEGLPTGVYFYIIKYIQEGNGRTRSGYLYIQQ; encoded by the coding sequence ATGGATCAATTAAGAATATATATAACAGGCCTATTCTTGCTTGGCCTACATGCAGCCCAGGCCCAGGTGACCAATACCGGGGAGATAACCGTGGTATCTGATACCCAGATCAGTTCGGTCTCGGATTTCCAGAATACGGCGACAGGCTCGGTGAACAATAACGGGGAACTGTTCCTCTATGCGGATTATGATAACGGAGGCTCGTTTACCTATCTTACGGCCACGGGCGGTACCGTCCGTTTTCAAGGCACTTCCTTGCAGCAACTGTCCGGTAACGGAACAAATAGTTTCTATTCGGCGGTCTTCGACAACCCTACCGGGCCGATTGCCTTCGAACTGGCCGCTGCCATAAATGTTGCGAACAATGCCGATTTTGTACAGGGCATTGCCAAGAATGATGGCTTTGGCGGAAGCATCCAATTCGGGCCCGCTGCCGGGTATACAAACTCATCCAATAGTAGTTATGTAGACGGGGCGGTACAAAAAGAAGGAAATTCGGCTTTTACGTTTCCGGTCGGCGACGGCGGTTTCCATAGGACGGCCGCCATTTCGGCATCGGACAATGCCAATGCGATTTTCGCTTCCCGTTATATACTGGAGAACAGCAATACAGTCTATCCCCATAACGTCTTCTTGGGTAACGTAGGGTTCATCGACGATATGGAATACTGGACACTCGATAGGGTTCAGGGAACTTCGGACGTGGGCCTAACCTTGCGATGGGATGCCGCAACCACGCCAACAGAACTATTGACCGCGGATTCCTCGGAAATACATATTGTACGTTGGGACACGGCACAGGGTGCCTGGGTGGATGAAGGAGGTATCGTAAACGAAGGAAACCAAACGGTGGCCACCACTGCGATGATAACGGGATATGGGGTGTTTACCCTAGCAAAGGTATCGACCGATGAGACCGATACGGATGGCGATGGCGTGCCAGACTTTGCGGAAAACAACGCAATGCCCCCGACCGACCCCAACAATCCCAATGATTATATCGATACCGATGGTGATGGCGTACCCGACTATGTAGAAAATAATACAGCTCCAGGCAGCGACCCCAATGATGAGAACGATTTTATGGATGGCGATGGCGATGGCATTCCGGACTATATCGAAGAGTTTGGCGTAGATACCGATGGCGATGGCGTACCCGATTATATAGAACTGACCGATGATCCGGCTACGGATCCCAATGACCCGAACGATTTCACGGACAATGATGGTGACGGCGTACCCGATTACGTGGAAACCAACGGGGATCCTGAGACCGATCCAGACGACCCCGCCGACTTTATGGATACCGATGGCGACGGTGTACCCGATTATATAGAGATCAACGGCGATCCTTCATCGGATCCGAATGACCCTACTGATTTTGTGGATACTGATGGTGACGGTGTGCCTGACTATGTGGAGACCGAGGGCGATCCCGCCACGAATCCCAATAATCCGACAGATTTTGCCGATGGCGATGGTGATGGTGTACCCGATTACGTGGAAACCGAGGGTGATCCTTCATCAAATCCCAACGACCCTAACGATTTTGTGGATACCGATGGCGACGGGGTTCCCGATTACACGGAAATCAATGGAAATCCTGCCACTGATCCAAACGATTCAACCGACTTTGTGGATACCGACGGGGATGGTGTGCCCGATTACGTAGAGATCAATGGCGAACCCTCATCGGATCCAAATGACCCGACCGACTTTGCCGATGGTGATGGTGATGGTATTTCCGATTATACTGAAGGAGGGTACATACAAGATGACATCTTTATAGAAAACGATCTGGTCTCCAAGTCCCAGCCTTCCGGTTTTTTTGAAATCGTGAACATTGAGCGTTTTCCAGATAATACCGTGGAAATATTCAACAGAAACGGCATAAAGGTCTTTAGTATCAATGGGTATGACAACAATTCAAGGGTCTTTAGGGGCATTTCCGATGGTAGGGCGACCCTTCAGAATGGGGAAGGCCTACCTACAGGGGTCTACTTTTATATAATCAAATATATACAAGAGGGCAACGGCAGGACCAGGTCAGGTTATCTGTACATTCAACAATAA
- a CDS encoding TolB family protein has translation MVLNNKGFYLLVVLILLASSGTVTSQIKVDLKKIIKHTNIETSYPYWSPDGSKIVFQSNRNDNDSEIYIMDMDGTNTKRLTHSPGLDETPIWSPNGKSILFASERDGNYEVYLMDVDGTNVKNLTNHPAHDGHPNFSPDGQKIIFHSNRSMPDSTFIKNEFTTDINHELYEMNIDGSDFKRITDYPLWDTYPDISPDGSKIAFRRLVETQMGIYKTNSEVFVANRDGSNAYNLTNYPDHDGWPAWSPDGSKIAFASERERFNNWQIYTINPDGTDITRITEFDSQGGYFAKPQWSPDGSKIICTRTKDGNVEIFIIDLEKP, from the coding sequence ATGGTTTTAAATAACAAGGGTTTTTATTTATTAGTGGTTCTAATACTTCTTGCTAGTTCAGGAACGGTAACTTCCCAAATAAAGGTAGATTTAAAGAAAATAATCAAACATACCAATATAGAAACATCCTATCCATACTGGTCACCGGATGGGTCCAAAATCGTTTTTCAATCAAATCGAAACGACAACGATTCTGAAATCTATATTATGGATATGGATGGCACCAATACCAAACGACTTACACATAGTCCAGGCCTAGATGAGACACCAATATGGTCTCCTAACGGTAAAAGCATTCTTTTTGCGTCCGAGAGGGATGGAAACTATGAAGTATACTTAATGGATGTTGACGGCACCAATGTAAAAAACCTGACTAACCATCCTGCACATGATGGGCATCCCAATTTTTCGCCTGACGGTCAAAAAATTATATTCCATAGCAATCGATCAATGCCGGATTCTACTTTTATAAAAAATGAATTTACTACGGATATCAACCATGAACTATACGAGATGAACATAGACGGTTCCGACTTCAAGAGAATTACCGATTACCCGCTCTGGGATACCTATCCCGATATCTCGCCCGATGGTTCTAAAATAGCTTTCAGGAGACTTGTTGAAACCCAAATGGGCATTTACAAGACCAACTCAGAAGTCTTTGTCGCTAACCGCGACGGTTCCAATGCCTATAACCTAACCAATTATCCGGATCATGACGGTTGGCCGGCATGGTCACCCGATGGTTCCAAAATTGCTTTCGCTTCGGAAAGAGAACGTTTTAACAACTGGCAGATTTATACCATTAACCCAGATGGGACGGATATTACCAGAATAACCGAATTTGATTCACAGGGAGGATATTTTGCAAAGCCGCAATGGTCCCCCGATGGTTCAAAAATAATTTGTACCAGAACCAAGGATGGGAATGTCGAGATATTTATCATAGACTTGGAAAAGCCATGA
- a CDS encoding HD family phosphohydrolase, which yields MGKTLDNVYKNQSIAYKYLLYLVSVALIVFFFPKGGKFKYEFQKGKPWQYENLYAPIDFSLKKTEEELSQERQAIKNNKADYYDYDASVALEIKKELEKELKDLLAQSSNSDPQKKLLQNTASETIDDIYEIGVFQQKPVSNSILLVENNEAKQMVSNNLLDLDEAKQNLTEILSNKKILSENLIGRAVDKSLKANAFYNKALTEKALEEELSKISVTRGEISEGRLIVAKGEVVEAENFKILNSLKEEYESELWNGNNSYFILLGYIILVALVLIMLFLFIKKYRSEIFNNNNKVTFIFVNILLMVFATTLMVKNNESYVYVVPLCILPLILKNFFDARLGLFVHVLTVLILGFVVPNSFEYIFLQIIAGIVTILTASELYKRANLFISVGQITLIYIIGYFAFHAIHEGNLENIEWILFGIFVLNGLLTLFAQPLIYIYEKIFGLISDVSLLELSDTNSRLLKELSDKAPGTFHHSLQVANLAEAAANEIGANAMLVRVGALYHDIGKMQKPTFFTENQVTNVNPHDDLPPKESAKIIIDHVIKGIEIARKNKIPDRIIDFLRTHHGTTLVFYFYKKQQELENDVNEEDFRYPGPIPFSKETAILMMADSVEAASKSLKNPTFTIIDEFVEKIVKGQMQANQFLNANITLKEIEMVKKVLKQKLTNIYHLRIEYPD from the coding sequence ATGGGAAAAACTTTGGACAATGTTTATAAAAATCAATCAATTGCTTATAAGTATCTTCTTTATTTAGTTTCCGTTGCCCTTATCGTATTCTTTTTCCCCAAGGGAGGAAAGTTCAAATATGAATTTCAAAAAGGAAAGCCTTGGCAGTATGAAAACTTATATGCACCAATAGATTTTTCCTTAAAAAAGACCGAAGAAGAACTATCGCAAGAAAGACAGGCCATTAAAAACAACAAAGCTGATTATTATGATTATGATGCTTCTGTAGCATTGGAAATAAAAAAGGAGTTAGAAAAAGAATTGAAAGACCTACTAGCACAAAGTTCCAATTCTGACCCACAGAAAAAATTGTTGCAAAATACAGCCTCGGAAACTATAGATGATATTTATGAAATTGGAGTATTTCAACAAAAACCAGTTTCCAATTCTATTTTACTTGTTGAAAACAATGAAGCCAAACAAATGGTTTCCAACAACCTCTTAGATTTAGATGAGGCAAAACAAAATCTTACAGAAATACTAAGTAACAAGAAAATCCTATCGGAAAATCTTATTGGACGAGCGGTGGACAAAAGTCTAAAAGCAAATGCTTTTTATAACAAAGCTCTCACTGAAAAGGCCTTGGAAGAAGAACTTTCTAAAATCTCTGTTACAAGAGGTGAAATCTCCGAGGGTAGACTTATTGTGGCAAAAGGAGAGGTGGTTGAAGCGGAGAACTTTAAAATTCTCAATTCATTAAAAGAAGAGTATGAATCTGAACTGTGGAACGGCAACAATTCTTATTTTATTCTTTTGGGCTACATTATATTGGTAGCATTGGTATTGATAATGCTATTTCTTTTTATAAAAAAATACCGTAGTGAAATCTTTAACAACAACAATAAGGTCACTTTCATCTTTGTAAATATTCTGTTGATGGTATTTGCTACAACGCTAATGGTTAAAAATAATGAGAGCTACGTATATGTTGTTCCTTTATGTATTTTACCGTTGATATTGAAAAACTTTTTTGATGCAAGGTTGGGTTTGTTCGTGCACGTACTTACCGTACTTATATTAGGTTTTGTAGTGCCTAACAGTTTTGAATATATCTTTTTGCAGATAATAGCAGGTATCGTTACAATTTTAACTGCATCAGAACTTTACAAACGTGCCAATCTATTTATTTCGGTAGGTCAGATTACACTAATTTATATCATTGGTTATTTTGCGTTTCATGCAATTCATGAAGGGAATCTTGAAAATATAGAATGGATACTTTTTGGCATTTTTGTCTTGAACGGACTATTGACTCTCTTTGCGCAACCACTCATTTATATCTATGAAAAAATCTTTGGATTGATATCAGATGTTTCTTTATTGGAACTTTCGGATACCAATTCAAGATTATTAAAAGAGCTATCCGATAAGGCACCAGGAACTTTTCACCATTCTTTACAAGTTGCCAATTTAGCAGAGGCCGCGGCAAATGAAATAGGAGCCAATGCCATGTTGGTTAGGGTAGGAGCACTGTACCATGACATTGGAAAGATGCAAAAGCCCACTTTTTTTACGGAAAACCAAGTTACCAATGTAAATCCCCATGATGACCTACCACCAAAAGAGAGCGCCAAAATCATCATAGATCATGTAATAAAGGGAATTGAAATAGCTAGAAAAAATAAAATCCCCGACAGAATAATAGATTTTTTGCGGACGCATCATGGAACTACTTTGGTCTTTTACTTTTATAAGAAACAACAGGAACTGGAAAACGATGTTAATGAGGAAGACTTTAGATACCCTGGACCAATACCTTTTTCTAAGGAAACTGCTATTTTAATGATGGCCGATTCCGTTGAAGCTGCTTCCAAAAGTTTGAAAAATCCAACTTTTACAATTATCGATGAATTTGTAGAGAAAATAGTAAAAGGTCAGATGCAGGCCAATCAATTCTTAAATGCAAATATAACATTGAAAGAAATAGAGATGGTCAAAAAGGTTTTAAAGCAAAAATTGACCAATATTTATCACTTACGGATAGAATACCCCGATTGA
- a CDS encoding LytTR family DNA-binding domain-containing protein, which translates to MKILRALALFTFVGILFGLLIYWREYADNAGISLVHVLLWQIVIWIPWAFSFKVFEKVVERADKLKLGMALLFLSGLLWVAAHFAWFFLISSSFSPYLGQRGSGFGVFPYFFIFWTLIDIGLVWFVVDRIKRNADPNAQPPLLLELTRGNSKYICEPSQISLLTSENYYTKLFTTEGVFVMRKPLKHFQDILPTDVFKRIHRSTIINVNYVSELASGRNHRLEIIMKDGTRRSVSRNFTKDIILFFKDRTS; encoded by the coding sequence ATGAAAATTCTAAGAGCGCTCGCTTTATTTACCTTTGTAGGTATCCTGTTCGGTCTATTGATCTATTGGCGGGAATATGCCGACAACGCAGGGATTTCACTTGTTCATGTGCTATTATGGCAAATCGTAATTTGGATACCTTGGGCCTTTAGTTTCAAGGTATTTGAAAAAGTCGTCGAAAGAGCTGACAAATTAAAACTTGGGATGGCATTGCTATTCTTATCCGGTCTTTTATGGGTGGCCGCACACTTTGCTTGGTTCTTCTTGATTAGCTCTAGTTTCAGCCCTTATCTTGGTCAAAGGGGAAGTGGGTTCGGCGTTTTCCCCTATTTCTTTATTTTTTGGACTTTGATAGACATCGGCCTTGTCTGGTTTGTTGTTGACAGGATTAAGCGAAATGCTGACCCAAATGCCCAACCACCTCTATTGTTGGAATTAACAAGGGGGAATAGTAAATACATTTGTGAGCCCTCACAAATAAGTTTATTGACCTCGGAAAATTATTATACCAAGCTATTTACTACTGAGGGCGTTTTTGTAATGCGCAAACCTCTCAAACATTTTCAAGACATACTTCCAACAGATGTATTCAAGAGGATTCACAGATCCACTATAATTAATGTAAATTATGTATCAGAACTTGCCAGTGGTCGGAATCATAGACTTGAAATCATTATGAAGGACGGAACCAGACGTAGCGTAAGTAGAAATTTTACAAAAGATATCATCCTGTTTTTTAAAGACAGAACTTCTTAA
- a CDS encoding OmpA family protein — translation MDNKIKNTIICLLLICSLGNAQKTKKAERSFDNLSYKDAIATYEQLLEKGHSDKDIFEKLGDAHYINAEYGEAAAWYEKLFELEGADPQPEYMHRYATSLKSLGEYERSDQWMQKFGNSRPSDIRALKFNDNPDYLAQIAEYSHRYSIENLPLNSKESDFAPSLYGNRLVFSSARDSGVVARNIHLWNNKPFQKLYSASISGKGSFTGVSGFSKELETKAHETSTTFSNDGNTVYFTRNNFGNDSFSRDDKGISRLKVYRAVLENGKWKQVTELPFNSDSYSVAHPSLSADGKKLYFASDMPETIGNSDIFYVDIQADGTFGTPVNLGAGINTEGRETFPFVTATDVLYFASDGQLGLGGLDIFAAQLENAKSNCIINIGEPINSKADDFAFVLDGTGKQGFFSSNRDGGIGSDDIYGFTEEKPLHIKCIEIIYGTIKNAVSGRPLAKSEVKVLDQHDNIVAEGISDTAGAFRLEPKYRSGNYRIMATKEGFETNEASFTMVKERDIAKIDLVLKPSMAPEGTDLISYLKISPVYFDSDISAIGEEMKVDLDKIVTYMKDYPSLKIEVRGHTDSKGNDSYNAALSDRRAVESKKYLVSQGIDGSRISASGFGEKQLKNNCDTWEKCSEEEHRLNRRSEFIVVK, via the coding sequence ATGGATAATAAGATAAAGAATACAATCATTTGTTTGCTGCTGATTTGTAGTTTGGGCAACGCCCAAAAAACAAAAAAAGCGGAACGGAGTTTCGATAACCTTTCATACAAAGATGCTATCGCTACCTATGAGCAATTATTGGAAAAAGGGCATTCCGATAAGGATATTTTTGAAAAACTGGGAGATGCCCATTACATTAATGCAGAGTATGGAGAAGCCGCGGCTTGGTACGAAAAATTATTTGAGCTGGAAGGTGCCGATCCCCAACCGGAATACATGCATCGCTATGCGACGTCTTTAAAGTCATTGGGGGAATATGAAAGATCGGACCAATGGATGCAAAAGTTCGGGAACAGTAGGCCGTCGGATATCCGAGCCTTAAAATTTAACGATAACCCGGATTATCTGGCCCAAATAGCAGAGTATTCCCATAGATACTCAATAGAGAACCTACCCCTAAATTCCAAGGAATCGGATTTTGCCCCTTCATTATACGGGAATCGGTTGGTATTTTCCTCGGCAAGGGACAGCGGCGTTGTGGCACGCAACATACACCTATGGAACAACAAACCTTTTCAAAAACTGTACAGTGCATCGATTTCCGGGAAAGGATCGTTTACGGGAGTTTCCGGGTTCTCAAAAGAATTGGAAACAAAGGCGCACGAGACCTCGACCACATTCTCCAACGATGGTAATACCGTATACTTCACGCGCAACAATTTTGGCAACGATAGTTTTTCGAGGGACGACAAAGGCATAAGTAGGCTCAAAGTATACCGGGCAGTTTTGGAAAACGGAAAATGGAAACAGGTTACCGAGCTTCCCTTTAATAGCGATAGCTATTCCGTGGCACATCCCTCGCTCAGTGCGGATGGAAAAAAACTATATTTTGCCTCTGATATGCCCGAAACCATCGGAAATTCAGATATTTTTTATGTTGATATCCAGGCCGATGGTACGTTTGGAACACCAGTGAACCTTGGGGCGGGAATCAATACCGAGGGGCGCGAAACATTTCCTTTCGTTACGGCCACGGACGTACTGTATTTTGCATCCGATGGACAGTTGGGCCTCGGTGGATTGGATATTTTTGCTGCCCAACTGGAGAATGCCAAAAGCAACTGTATAATTAACATTGGGGAACCCATTAACAGCAAAGCGGACGATTTCGCCTTCGTGCTGGACGGCACGGGCAAGCAAGGTTTCTTTTCCTCAAATCGTGACGGGGGTATTGGCAGTGACGATATTTATGGCTTCACAGAAGAAAAACCTTTGCACATAAAATGTATCGAAATTATTTACGGTACCATAAAAAATGCAGTAAGCGGGCGACCGTTGGCAAAATCCGAAGTAAAGGTATTAGACCAACACGATAACATAGTGGCCGAAGGCATCTCCGATACTGCAGGGGCTTTTAGGCTGGAACCGAAATACAGGTCCGGTAATTATCGTATAATGGCAACCAAAGAAGGCTTTGAAACCAATGAAGCTTCTTTTACCATGGTAAAGGAAAGGGATATCGCCAAAATAGATCTAGTGCTGAAACCAAGTATGGCTCCCGAAGGAACCGATTTGATCAGCTACTTGAAAATAAGTCCTGTCTATTTCGATTCCGACATATCGGCGATAGGGGAAGAGATGAAAGTAGACTTGGATAAAATCGTGACCTATATGAAGGACTATCCATCATTGAAAATAGAGGTCAGGGGGCATACCGATTCTAAAGGAAATGACAGCTACAATGCTGCACTTTCGGATAGAAGGGCTGTGGAAAGCAAAAAGTATCTTGTTTCCCAAGGAATAGACGGATCGAGGATATCAGCATCAGGTTTCGGCGAGAAACAGTTGAAAAACAATTGTGACACATGGGAAAAATGTTCGGAAGAGGAACATCGGCTTAACCGGAGGTCTGAATTTATTGTCGTAAAGTGA